CTAAAATAGGATTTACTTCAACGAATTCTGCAGAAGTTAAAATGTTTGACTCTGCTAGCATTTCCATCGCAAGATGACTCTCACGATAGCTAATTCCTCCAAGTACTGGCGTACCTACTCCAGGAGCATCGTGCGGATCAAGTCCATCAAGATCAAGACTTAAATGCACCCCATCAGTGTCTTTCGATACATACTCGATAGCCTCTTCCATTACTTGCGTCATACCCATACGGTCAACTTCATGCATCGTATATACTTTAATACCTTTTTCTTTAATCAGTTTACGCTCACCATCATCAAGAGAACGCGCTCCGATAATCACAATGTTTTCTGGTTTAATTTTAGGTGAATATCCCGAAATGCTAGTTAAAGACTCATCACCAATGCCAAGACTAACTGCAAGTGGCATTCCATGAATATTTCCAGATGGTGAAGTTTCAGAGTTATTTAAATCACCATGCGCATCGTACCAAATAACGCCTAAATTCTCATAATTACGTGCTACACCGGCAAGAGTGCCAATAGCAATACTATGATCTCCACCAAACACTAGTGGAAAACGCTTTCGATTAATCACTTCATTTACAACATTTGAAAGCTTTTCGCTAGCATCAGCAACTTCTTTCAAATTTTTAAGTTGATGATCCTGTTCTTCTGGACGCTTTTCTGGCCTTCCAATTTCAATATCCCCAAGATCTTCAATATCGTAATTCAAATTTGATAACCGTTCTACAATTCCAGCATATCTGATCGCACTTGGACCCATGTCTACCCCGCGTCTCATTTGGCCAAGATCCATTGGTACTCCTATAATCGAAAGTTTATTATTCATTATGTAGCCTCCTCGTATCCTAGTCTAGCTCTATTCTACCCATATTCCAGTAAATGACTCAACCTGACATAAAATACGAATAAATATTCATACAATTACGTAAATTGATGTTCTTTACGGATAAATATAAGGAACAGTAGCGTGGCCGTGGAGGATCTGAATCATATATCATCTGCAAGGAGCATTAGAAATAGAAAAGTTTCCTACTTAAAATGATTTTATGACATAAAAAAAACCCTAAACATTGTTTAAGGAAAATGGTGGAGCCTAGCGGGATCGAACCGCTGACCTCCTGCGTGCAAGGCAGGCGCTCTCCCAGCTGAGCTAAGGCCCCATTTGGAGCGGGTGATGGGGATCGAACCCACGACATCAGCTTGGAAGGCTGAGGTTTTACCACTAAACTACACCCGCATATAAAGTTTGGAGCGGAAGACGGGATTCGAACCCGCGACCCCCACCTTGGCAAGGTGATGTTCTACCACTGAACTACTTCCGCATATGGTGAGCCATGAAGGACTCGAACCTTCGACCCTCTGATTAAAAGTCAGATGCTCTACCAACTGAGCTAATGGCTCTTACTGGTGGAGGGGGACGGATTCGAACCGCCGAACC
The Pseudalkalibacillus hwajinpoensis genome window above contains:
- the rocF gene encoding arginase, with the protein product MNNKLSIIGVPMDLGQMRRGVDMGPSAIRYAGIVERLSNLNYDIEDLGDIEIGRPEKRPEEQDHQLKNLKEVADASEKLSNVVNEVINRKRFPLVFGGDHSIAIGTLAGVARNYENLGVIWYDAHGDLNNSETSPSGNIHGMPLAVSLGIGDESLTSISGYSPKIKPENIVIIGARSLDDGERKLIKEKGIKVYTMHEVDRMGMTQVMEEAIEYVSKDTDGVHLSLDLDGLDPHDAPGVGTPVLGGISYRESHLAMEMLAESNILTSAEFVEVNPILDEKNKTATVAVALMGSLFGEKLK